In one Arachis duranensis cultivar V14167 chromosome 9, aradu.V14167.gnm2.J7QH, whole genome shotgun sequence genomic region, the following are encoded:
- the LOC107467719 gene encoding 3-ketoacyl-CoA synthase 19: MDVLLILCLSLPMLYSIYVLSKLLIINRRGKSCYMLAYECFMPPEDTKLDTDSCTRIVMRNRNLGLEEYRFLLKTIVNSGIGENTYCPRIVLDGREECPTLKDIHDEIDEIMFQTLDNLFKNTGISPSDVDVLVVNVSLFSPSPSLTSRIVNRYKMRENVKSFNLSGMGCSASVVAIDLVQQIFKSYTNSISMLFTNKPSMKNRAILKLKHMQRTQYGADDEAYSCCIQVEDEQGHSGFRLTKSLVKSAAQALTVNLQEMAPKILPLWERVRFFLVCVRKSIKKGETLRVFEILLGNKNKTKKGSLMNNVLGGGGLNFKAGIEHFCVHPGGRAVIDGVGKGMRLNEYDLEPARMALHRWGNTSAGGLWYVLGYMEAKKRLKKGDRILMISLGAGFKCNNCVWEVMKDLSDQNVWKDSIDSYPPASLANPFKDKYNWINDEDLSFVRFDYTKFSLG, encoded by the coding sequence ATGGATGTTCTTCTCATCTTATGCCTCTCCCTTCCAATGTTGTATTCAATCTATGTCCTCTCCAAGTTACTCATTATCAATCGAAGAGGGAAATCATGTTACATGCTGGCCTATGAATGCTTCATGCCACCAGAGGACACAAAACTCGACACAGATTCCTGCACAAGAATCGTGATGCGCAACAGAAACCTTGGCTTAGAGGAGTACCGATTCCTCCTCAAAACCATCGTCAACTCCGGCATCGGCGAGAACACTTACTGCCCACGAATCGTTCTCGACGGCAGAGAAGAATGCCCCACTCTCAAAGACATTCACGACGAGATCGACGAGATCATGTTCCAAACCCTCGATAACCTCTTCAAAAACACCGGAATCTCTCCCTCCGACGTCGACGTTCTCGTCGTCAACGTCTCCTTGTTCTCCCCCTCGCCTTCCCTCACCTCCAGAATCGTCAACCGCTACAAGATGCGAGAGAATGTTAAGAGCTTCAATCTCTCTGGAATGGGGTGCAGTGCGAGCGTGGTTGCGATTGATTTAGTGCAACAGATCTTTAAGTCTTACACCAACTCCATCTCAATGCTCTTCACTAACAAACCAAGCATGAAGAACCGCGCAATCCTCAAACTCAAGCACATGCAGAGAACACAGTACGGTGCAGACGACGAAGCTTACAGTTGCTGCATACAGGTAGAAGACGAGCAAGGCCACTCCGGTTTCCGGTTAACCAAGAGTCTGGTCAAGTCAGCAGCTCAGGCGTTGACCGTTAACCTCCAAGAAATGGCGCCAAAGATTCTCCCTCTCTGGGAACGAGTCAGATTCTTCCTGGTTTGTGTTCGTAAAAGCATCAAGAAAGGCGAAACCTTGAGAGTCTTCGAGATTCTTCTCGGAAACAAGAATAAGACGAAGAAGGGAAGCTTGATGAACAACGTTCTTGGCGGTGGAGGGTTGAATTTCAAGGCGGGGATAGAGCATTTTTGCGTGCACCCCGGAGGGAGAGCGGTTATCGACGGCGTTGGGAAAGGAATGAGGCTGAATGAGTATGACCTTGAGCCGGCGAGGATGGCGCTGCACCGGTGGGGGAACACGTCGGCCGGTGGATTGTGGTACGTTCTTGGGTACATGGAAGcgaagaagaggttgaagaAGGGAGATAGAATATTGATGATAAGTCTTGGTGCTGGTTTCAAGTGTAATAACTGCGTTTGGGAAGTTATGAAAGATTTATCGGATCAGAATGTGTGGAAGGACTCCATTGATTCTTATCCTCCTGCTTCTCTCGCCAACCCTTTCAAGGACAAGTACAATTGGATCAACGATGAGGATCTTAGCTTTGTTAGGTTCGATTATACCAAGTTTTCTTTGGGATAA
- the LOC107467701 gene encoding probable protein phosphatase 2C 11 — translation MISNNEDRSATAARAAASSSSSSSSDDRPAPPAAPNIVMSSKDHDSLFSGGGISFLSGSRNGRFSYGYSSFKGKRSSMEDFFETKISEVDGQTVAFFGVFDGHGGSRTAEYLKDNLFKNLSSHPDFIKDTKTAIVEAFKQTDVDYLNEEKGHQRDAGSTASTAMLLGDRILVANVGDSRVVASRAGTAVPLSIDHKPDRSDERQRIEEAGGFIIWAGTWRVGGVLAVSRAFGDKLLKPYVVADPEIKEEEIDGVDFIIIASDGLWNVISNKEAVSLVQNITDAEVASRELIKEAYARGSSDNITCVVVRFDLS, via the exons ATGATTTCTAATAACGAAGACCGTTCCGCCACCGCGGCCCGAGctgcagcttcttcttcttcttcttcttcaagtgaTGATCGGCCCGCACCGCCGGCAGCACCCAACATTGTGATGTCGTCGAAGGATCACGATTCTCTCTTCAGCGGTGGTGGCATCAG CTTTCTCTCTGGAAGTCGAAATGGAAGATTTAGCTATGGATATTCCAGTTTCAAGGGTAAAAGGTCTTCAATGGAGGATTTTTTTGAGACCAAGATATCAGAGGTTGATGGTCAGACTGTTGccttttttggtgtttttgaTG gtCATGGAGGTTCCCGAACTGCAGAATACCTGAAGGATAATctgtttaaaaatttaagtagCCATCCTGACTTTATCAAAGACACAAAGACTGCTATTG TTGAAGCATTTAAACAAACAGATGTTGATTATCTCAATGAGGAAAAGGGCCATCAGAGGGATGCTGGGTCCACTGCATCAACAGCTATGTTGTTGGGCGACCGAATTCTTGTTGCAAATGTTGGCGATTCCAGAGTAGTTGCATCCAGAGCTGGTACAG CTGTTCCTTTGTCTATCGATCACAAACCTGATAGATCTGATGAGCGTCAAAGGATTGAGGAGGCAGGGGGATTCATAATTTGGGCAG GGACATGGAGGGTTGGTGGTGTTCTTGCTGTTTCCCGTGCATTTGGAGATAAACTTCTTAAACCATACGTTGTTGCTGACCCAGAGATTAAG GAAGAAGAAATAGATGGTGTGGATTTTATCATAATCGCCAGTGATGGTCTTTGGAATGTCATATCAAACAAG GAGGCAGTGTCTTTAGTACAAAATATCACAGATGCAGAAGTGGCGTCCAGAGAACTCATTAAAGAAGCTTATGCGCGAGGAAGCTCAGACAACATCACTTGTGTCGTCGTTCGATTTGATCTCTCCTGA
- the LOC107467681 gene encoding ankyrin repeat-containing protein ITN1 yields the protein MASNLNQPGAQVQRENSINSAISEISPSPSPSSATAPALVLSNSGKRIDQAGKKKYVKQVTGRHNDTELHLAAQKGDLGAVKQILLDIDSQIIGTLSGDELNAEIAEVRASVVNEENELGETPLFTAAEKGHLDVVKELLMHSSKETVSKKNRSGFDPLHIAASQGHHAIVQVLLDYDPGLSKTVGPSNATPLITAATRGHTEVVKELLSKDCSLLEIARSNGKNALHLAARQGHVEIVKALLSKDPQLARRTDKKGQTALHMAVKGQSCDVVKLLLDADAAIVMLPDKFGNTALHVATRKKRVEIVNELLLLPDTNVNALTRDHKTALDIAENLPLSEESTDMKDCLCRYGALRANELNQPRDELRKTVTQIKKDVHTQLEQTRKTNKNVHNISKELRKLHREGINNATNSVTVVAVLFATVAFAAIFTVPGGDDDSGRAVVASYATFKIFFIFNAIALFTSLAVVVVQITLVRGETKAEKRVVEVINKLMWLASVCTSVAFIASSYIIVGRKHEWAAILVTVVGGVIISGVLGTMTFYVVRSKRTRSMRKKEKQLARRSGSNSWPHSDFSNSEVDRIYAL from the exons ATGGCTTCCAACCTCAACCAACcag gAGCTCAAGTTCAAAGGGAGAACAGCATCAACAGCGCTATCTCTGAGATATCGCCGTCTCCGTCTCCTTCGTCGGCGACGGCGCCGGCGCTGGTGTTATCAAACTCCGGGAAGCGAATCGACCAGGCGGGGAAGAAGAAGTATGTGAAGCAGGTGACTGGGCGGCACAACGACACGGAGCTTCACTTGGCGGCTCAAAAGGGTGATCTTGGTGCGGTGAAGCAGATCCTTTTGGACATCGATTCTCAGATTATTGGGACTCTTAGCGGCGATGAACTCAACGCTGAGATCGCTGAGGTGAGGGCCTCTGTTGTTAACGAAGAGAACGAGCTCGGAGAGACTCCTCTCTTCACTGCTGCTGAAAAGGGTCACCTTGATGTTGTCAAAGAGTTGTTGATGCATTCGAGTAAAGAAACTGTTTCCAAGAAGAATCGATCTGGCTTTGATCCCTTGCATATTGCTGCTAGTCAAGGCCACCATG CCATCGTCCAGGTTTTACTAGATTATGATCCCGGGTTAAGCAAAACAGTTGGTCCATCGAATGCTACTCCACTTATAACAGCAGCTACAAGAGGCCACACAGAAGTGGTGAAAGAATTGCTTTCAAAAGACTGTAGCTTGTTGGAAATTGCTAGGTCCAATGGAAAAAATGCCTTGCACTTAGCTGCCCGCCAGGGCCATGTAGAGATCGTAAAAGCGTTGCTCAGTAAAGATCCACAATTGGCACGGAGGACCGACAAGAAAGGACAGACGGCATTGCATATGGCTGTAAAAGGGCAAAGCTGTGATGTGGTAAAATTGCTTCTTGATGCAGATGCTGCCATCGTTATGCTTCCTGACAAGTTTGGCAACACCGCATTACATGTAGCTACCAGGAAAAAGCGAGTTGAG ATAGTGAATGAGTTATTGCTTCTGCCAGACACCAATGTTAACGCATTAACCAGGGACCACAAAACAGCCCTTGACATTGCTGAAAATCTTCCCCTCTCTGAAGAGTCAACAGACATGAAGGACTGTTTATGTCGATATGGTGCGCTTAGAGCTAATGAGCTCAACCAACCAAGGGATGAACTGAGGAAAACTGTTACTCAAATTAAGAAAGATGTTCACACGCAACTTGAACAAACCAGAAaaaccaacaagaatgttcATAATATTTCCAAAGAGCTAAGGAAGCTCCATAGGGAAGGAATCAACAATGCCACAAACTCGGTGACTGTGGTGGCTGTATTGTTCGCTACAGTTGCTTTCGCCGCTATATTTACTGTGCCTGGTGGGGATGATGATAGTGGTCGGGCAGTGGTAGCAAGTTATGCTactttcaaaatcttcttcatcttcaatgCTATTGCACTTTTTACATCTTTGGCTGTTGTGGTTGTCCAAATTACCTTGGTTAGAGGTGAGACTAAAGCAGAAAAAAGGGTGGTGGAGGTGATTAACAAGCTGATGTGGTTGGCTTCTGTATGTACTTCAGTGGCATTTATTGCCTCTTCGTACATTATCGTGGGTCGGAAGCACGAGTGGGCCGCAATCCTGGTTACAGTAGTTGGAGGAGTGATAATATCCGGAGTCCTTGGCACCATGACTTTCTATGTCGTGAGGTCGAAGAGAACCAGATCaatgaggaagaaggagaagcAGCTAGCTAGGAGGAGCGGATCCAACTCTTGGCCTCATTCAGATTTCTCCAACTCCGAGGTTGACCGGATATATgccctttga
- the LOC107467633 gene encoding probable membrane-associated kinase regulator 4, translated as MASKLIAFDTADDDYIDMEVTSYSNFFCHSHPQPGEFEFQMSSIDQEKDSTTSPADELFYKGKLLPLHLPPRLQMVEKILQNSDPPFVKDKVEAFEEFFSTPLTTTYTTPISGTPFESCNISPVESCQVSRELNPEDYKLEFPSTGTSDEGFTVESNHHQKKSWTKKLKHSSIGSKLRASRAYLKSWFGKSGCSYENYATSTKVADEGSVSKANNNNLSKKKKNNNTSSNPYGQIRYESSNSVMKNNGDDPSSNHRRSFSVGIKILSGNKSSLSTGSSSFSIPNKSSRQHLKRCSSASSDIENAIQGAIAHCKKSQQTKKNSSEVGFYSFSEDQERVVLLRG; from the coding sequence ATGGCTTCAAAACTCATAGCATTTGATACTGCAGATGATGATTACATTGATATGGAAGTAACCTCATATTCTAACTTCTTCTGCCATTCTCATCCACAACCAGGAGAGTTTGAGTTCCAAATGTCCTCCATTGATCAAGAAAAGGATTCAACAACTTCCCCAGCTGATGAGCTTTTCTACAAAGGAAAGCTTCTTCCTCTTCACCTTCCCCCAAGGCTTCAAATGGTTGAGAAAATCCTTCAAAACTCTGACCCTCCTTTTGTTAAGGACAAAGTTGAAGCCTTTGAAGAGTTTTTTAGCACCCCATTAACCACAACCTACACAACACCAATCTCAGGCACCCCATTTGAGTCCTGCAACATTTCTCCTGTTGAATCATGCCAAGTTAGCAGAGAGCTAAACCCTGAAGACTATAAGCTTGAGTTTCCATCAACAGGCACAAGTGATGAAGGATTCACTGTTGAGAGTAATCATCATCAGAAGAAGTCTTGGACCAAGAAACTGAAGCATTCATCAATAGGATCAAAGTTGAGGGCTTCAAGGGCTTATCTCAAGTCCTGGTTTGGAAAATCCGGTTGCTCCTATGAAAACTATGCAACTTCAACAAAAGTTGCTGATGAAGGCTCAGTTTCAAAggctaataataataacttgtccaagaagaagaagaataataatacTAGTAGCAATCCATATGGTCAAATTCGATATGAGTCCTCGAATTCTGTCATGAAGAACAATGGAGATGATCCAAGTAGCAATCACAGAAGGTCATTCTCTGTGGGAATCAAGATTCTTTCAGGAAACAAGTCGTCGCTGTCCACCGGATCATCTTCATTTTCGATTCCAAACAAGTCATCAAGGCAGCATCTTAAAAGGTGCAGCAGTGCAAGCTCAGATATAGAGAATGCAATCCAAGGAGCCATTGCTCACTGCAAGAAGTCTCAGCAAACTAAGAAGAATTCAAGTGAAGTAGGATTCTACTCATTTAGTGAGGATCAAGAAAGAGTAGTGCTTTTGAGGGGCTAA